The sequence TAAGTTTTACTTTAATCTCTGGTATTTGTCCTTGATAAACCTTTGTATCTCCCACATAATCAATCCTTGTGTTATAAGGAATAACTGAGACAATAGCATTTGTCGGTGTTATCTCAGGAACAGATGGGAAATAGACGGTAGCATAGTTTTCAATAACCGTCCCTTCTGTTGCATCAGCCCTTACCGGGACCCTTATGTTAAACTTCCCTCCATTCTTTGACAAAACCTCTCCTCCATTATCAACAAATACAGTAATCATTCTTGTCTCCTGATTATATCTATATTCAAAATTGGCTGGAGTTTCATTTTTATCTTTATCCAATCTCTTAAAGTCACCTACCCAAAGGGAAGAATCATTAAGGTCTTCGTCTAATACATCTGTAATATAAACCCCGTAAGCAATTCCTTCTCCCTCATTCTCAAACTCTATGGTGTATTCCAATGTCTCCCCAGCAGATACCATACCTTGTTTTCCATACTTTGCATTTGGGTCACGGGCGGTAATGATTTCGGTATGTTTCCCTTTATTTCCTTTTTTACCCTTTTTCTTCTTCTCCTCTTTTTTGGTTTTAGTTAACCATGATTCAGGGTCTTGAAAATTCCCATCTTTCTTAACTTCAAAATGTAAATGTGAACCATCCCCAGTTGTCGATTTCACATGTCCCGTATTCCCACCTTCTGCTATTTTTTCCCCTTTTTTAACCGTATCACCTACTTTAAGTGTTCCCCATGATTTATCTTTTAAATGGCAATACTTTGTCACAATTCCATCACCATGGTTTATTACTATATAATCACCATATCCTCCTCCTGCCTTTTCACCTGTTGTTTTGTTCTCATCATTATCCCAACTATCATATATCTTCTCCACTGTTCCATCAGCAGTAGCATTAACAGGGTCACCAATTGCTAAATCAATATCAATCCCTTGATGCGTAGTTCTTATGGTATTTGGACCTCCATATTTTGATCCAAGTTGACTGGTTACATTTCGCCCATTAGTTGGCCAATCCATATGACAAGGAATTATTCCCAATACCCTTTGAGGGATAAAAGATATAAACAATAAAATTAAACCGATTTCAAGAAAAAACTTTTTCATTTTTTGCTTTTTGCTTCCTTAAATACTTTATAAAAATCCCATATTTTTATTTGAGACGAATAACATCCTGAAGCAAGATATTTTCCATCAGGAGAAAATGCTATTGAAAGTACTTCCTCTTCCTCTGGATAATTTTCAATCGCTGCTATTAAACTACCATCTTCAGTAAACCAAATTTTTATTCCATCCCTATAACTTGCTGAAACAATATATTTACCTTCAGGTGAGTAAACAAGCGAGTCTATTCTATCTTTATGACATTCTTTGGTTGCTCTTATCAACTTTCCATTTAAAGACCATATTTTTACTCTATGGTCATTATTTGTAGAATTGAAGTCTCCTCCAGTAGCAATATATCTTCCGTTTGGGGAATATATCACTGCAGTAGCCGCCCCACTATATGCTTTAATTGTTTTTACTAAACATCCTGTTGCTGTAGCCCATATTCTTATTGTTCCATGAGGAGCAAATGATGAAACTATATATTTTCCATCCGGTGAATATGCAAAATCTTTGGGTCCTTTAAAATCGCCTTCAAGTTTAATGGATTTTATTAAACCTTTATCTATTGCAGACCAAATCCTTATTGTTTTATCATAACTTGCTGAAGCAATATATCTTCCATCGGGTGAGTATTTAACACAAAATACGCTATCGGAATGTTTGAGTGTTCTTATCAATTTACCATCTTTTGCAGACCAGATTTTTACTGTGCCATCACCGCTTGCTGATGCAATGTATTTACCATCAGGTGAGTATGCAACCGATGTCGTCTCACACTCACCTGTATGTCCTGTAAGCGTTCTTATCAATTTACCATTTTTTGCAGACCAGATTTTTACTGTATTGTCATAACCTCCTGATACAATATATTGTCCGTCAGGTGAATAGACAACCGAACTAATATATTCACCATGGCTTTCTCCAGATGTTTCCATAAAGAGCTTTTCCTGTTGGCCGAATAAATGGGTGCTATAACATAAAATTAACATTATTAAACTGAATTCAAATTTTTTAATCATGGTCTCCCTCCGGGTCATAAGTTGGATAAAACTCATCTGCTTCTTCCCTTGGCCAGATATATACCTCTGGGCTTTCCTTTAAATGAGGTGGCAATCCCCATTTTACTTTTACCTGAAAATTTAGGGTTATGGCTGATTTTGGAGGAATAGTTTCAAAGTCCCATCTTATTCTTGGAACATGAGTAACCTTGCTTGTTTGCCAATGCTCAATATCCTCCCAATGGGCAATGGTAAAATAAGTATGCGTGCCTGATGCTGAAACATAATCAGTAAATGTTGGTGGAGAAGCAATTACTGCGATATTTTCTCCTTGTTTTAACCCATCATTTCTTATTGTAACTATGTAGGTTATAGTCCCACCTGGACTTACACTACTTGGTCCCCAGATTTTGATATTTAAATCAACCATAGGTGGCATAAAGAAATCAATCCTTATTATCTTTACCTCTGGAGGTTTATCAAGGTCTGCTAAGATGTATCCATAGATTGGATTCTTAAGGAAACCATCAAGTGTCTTTTCTTTGACATAGGCATAACCCTCACCAGTGCCTTCTTCAGAATTATATGAAATAACACAAAAACCTTCGTTTTCTATCCTGACTATAGTTAAGGTAAGAGTAATTTTCCCTTCTATCATTTTCTGCTCTAATGTTACGGTTTTATTTGATGCATCAGGTTCAGAAGATTCTATACTTCCCTTTATTGGTATTGTGCTTATAGCGACTTCATCTCCCATCTGGGTTAAAGTAAAGGTGCCAGTATAACTTGAGTCCTCAAAGACTAATTCCATTATTCCTGATGCATATCCCTCTATCACACCATTAAGGAATGTGACTGTCCCTTTTTGATAAGACATACCCTTAAACAAGCAATTGTTATTATCTATCGTAAGGGTTCCTTTGAAAAACCCCTTATCTGAGAATCCACCTGTCTTTATATTTATCCTCTTAAATTCATTGAAAACTATACTTGAATCCTCATTGGTTAGTTTTAGATTTCCTTCCTCTATTGTTTCTGTTAAGGTTGTCTCGTTTGAATATGTAGATGAGCCGGTAAAGGAGATAATCCCGGTAAATGTTCCTTGATACTCATAAGCACCAATGTCAACTATTCCATTTACTATCCTTGGATTGCCATCCTTGTCTTTTTCTTGAATTCCTGGAGCCGTGTTTGTACCAGCATCTATGCAGAGAGAAAAAGAGCCAAGATGAAAGTCCAAAGACGATATAAATTCAGGGTCAGAAGAGATATTATTAGAGCCAGGAGAGCAATTAAAATAATTTTGGTTGCCCATTATACCATTATTCCAGACATCGTTATAATCAATGATTGGACTGCCAGATATTACATAAATACCATAAGAGTTTAAACTTGTTGTTCCAGTTCGGACGATGATGTTGTTAGTGATAGTTGGAGAGGAATTATTGCACTTGATACCCTCCCATTTATTTTCTGAGATTGTGTTATTGGTGATGGTTGGAGAAGAATGGTAGCAGCTGATACCACAATCCCAATTTTCTGAGATTGTATTATTGGTGATGGTTG is a genomic window of bacterium containing:
- a CDS encoding WD40 repeat domain-containing protein, translated to MIKKFEFSLIMLILCYSTHLFGQQEKLFMETSGESHGEYISSVVYSPDGQYIVSGGYDNTVKIWSAKNGKLIRTLTGHTGECETTSVAYSPDGKYIASASGDGTVKIWSAKDGKLIRTLKHSDSVFCVKYSPDGRYIASASYDKTIRIWSAIDKGLIKSIKLEGDFKGPKDFAYSPDGKYIVSSFAPHGTIRIWATATGCLVKTIKAYSGAATAVIYSPNGRYIATGGDFNSTNNDHRVKIWSLNGKLIRATKECHKDRIDSLVYSPEGKYIVSASYRDGIKIWFTEDGSLIAAIENYPEEEEVLSIAFSPDGKYLASGCYSSQIKIWDFYKVFKEAKSKK